CCAGCCGAGACGGGCAGCAGACCGTGCCGGAAGGCGAGCAGCGCGGTCGCCACGTCCAGCGCCGACCCGCCCTGGTGGGCCCGGCCGGTCAACGGCTTCTGGGTGGTCACCGGCACCGGCCGCGACCCGAACACCGCCCGCAACGCGGCGGCCTCACTGCGGTCGTACCGGAGCGTCCCGAGCGCGTCCGGAAAGACCACGTCCACCGCCTCCGGACCCACCCCCGCCCGGCCCAGGGCCAACCGGACAGCCCGCGCGTACTGGACCGGATCGCCGGCCGCGTCCGGGCCGGTGTGCACGGCGTCATGGGTGGCCCCCCACCCGGCCACCTCACCGTAGATCCGCGCGCCCCGGGCCAACGCGTGCCCGAGCTCCTCCACCACGAACACCGCGCCGCCCTCCGCCGGAAGATAACCGGAGGCGGCCACGTCGAACGGCCGGTACGCCAACGCCGGATCCTCGACAGCGCTGAGCAGCCCGGACCGGAGCTGACAGGCCAACGCGTACGGACTCAGCGGGCACTCGGTCGCCCCGGCCACCACCACCGGGGTGCCCCGCCGGATCGTCCGCGCCGCATGGGCGAGACTGTCCAACCCGCCGGCGGACTCGCTGACCAGCACCCCGCTCGGCCCCTTGAACTGGTGGTGGATGGACACCTGCCCGACACTGGCCGCGTAGAACCAGGCGATCGACTGGTACGCCCCGACCGTCCGCGACGACCCACCCCACAACCGTTGCAGCTCACGCTGACCGAACAGGTTCCCACCGGAGGAACTGGCCAGGGTGACCGCGTACCCGTACGGGTCGGGCGCCCGCTCGGGCAGCCCGGCGTCGGCCAGCGCCAGGCCCGTCGCCGCGAACCCGAGCTGCGTCCACCTGTCGGTCTGCACCAGCCGGCGGCGGTCCGCGTACCGGGCGGCGTCGAAGTCGGGCACCTCACCGGCCAACCGGGTCGCATAACGGCCGTCCGGATCGAACAGCGTGATCGGGCCGGTCACCCGGGCCCCGGCGGTCACCGTACGCCAGTGCGCGTCCCCGCCGATCCCGCTCGGAGCGACCACCCCGACGCCGGTGACCACCGCCCGCACGCTCACCCCGACACCGGCCCGCGCAGCCGACGGAACACCAGCGCCGACTGGAACCCGCCGAACCCGCTGCCCACCGACAACGCCACGTCCACCGGCAGCTCCCGGGCCACGTTCGGCACGTAGTCCAGATCGCACTCCGGATCACGGGTGGCCCAGTTGGCCGTCGGCGGCACCACCCCGTACTCGATGGCCAGGGCACAGGCGGCCATCTCGATCGAGCCGATCGCGCCGAGCGAATGCCCGACCATCGACTTGATCGAGCTGACCGGCACCCGGTACGCGGCCGCGCCCAACGCCCGCTTGAACGCGGCCGTCTCGTGCCTGTCGTTCTGCCGGGTACCCGAGCCGTGCGCGCTCACGTACGACACCTCGTCCGGGTTGAGCCGGGCCTGCCGCAACGCGTCCTCGATCG
The sequence above is a segment of the Micromonospora sp. WMMD882 genome. Coding sequences within it:
- a CDS encoding beta-ketoacyl synthase N-terminal-like domain-containing protein is translated as MSVRAVVTGVGVVAPSGIGGDAHWRTVTAGARVTGPITLFDPDGRYATRLAGEVPDFDAARYADRRRLVQTDRWTQLGFAATGLALADAGLPERAPDPYGYAVTLASSSGGNLFGQRELQRLWGGSSRTVGAYQSIAWFYAASVGQVSIHHQFKGPSGVLVSESAGGLDSLAHAARTIRRGTPVVVAGATECPLSPYALACQLRSGLLSAVEDPALAYRPFDVAASGYLPAEGGAVFVVEELGHALARGARIYGEVAGWGATHDAVHTGPDAAGDPVQYARAVRLALGRAGVGPEAVDVVFPDALGTLRYDRSEAAALRAVFGSRPVPVTTQKPLTGRAHQGGSALDVATALLAFRHGLLPVSAGPEQPADGCELDFLRRARRPRSGIVVVCARGFDGFNSALVLRAAPPDAGPADVPRPDAGPADGDQDVAA